A region from the Flavobacteriales bacterium genome encodes:
- the lepB gene encoding signal peptidase I, giving the protein MDYYRLPGFGSVERGDAVVFNFPEGDTIVIDMENPSYYQWVRQTRGGVNTVLARKRVGIRTADGSYAEIPVQGIRTRPLDKRENYIKRCVGLSGDSIEVREGQVFVNSALYPLAETGQFNYWMTSKPQLSEKKMKEDWDINKADFKLSRDRGIAPPNYVLPVTQRDYEQFSEQPMIKSIVGTMEPKHPGADEAYPIFPNDPAYAWSRDNFGPIWIPKEGATTQLTLANLPLYRRAITAYEHNELEVRDGKIFINGAEATSYTFKQNYYWMMGDNRHGSQDSRYWGFVPEDHVVGKAVFIWWSSDPEVEGLIDGVRWKRIFSLVD; this is encoded by the coding sequence ATGGACTACTACCGGCTGCCCGGCTTCGGCTCAGTGGAGCGCGGCGATGCGGTGGTGTTCAACTTTCCGGAGGGGGATACCATCGTTATCGACATGGAGAACCCGAGCTATTACCAATGGGTCCGTCAGACCCGAGGAGGAGTCAACACGGTCCTAGCTCGAAAGCGAGTGGGTATCCGCACCGCTGATGGCAGCTATGCCGAAATACCCGTTCAAGGCATACGAACAAGACCACTGGACAAGCGTGAGAACTACATCAAGCGGTGTGTTGGTCTTTCAGGGGATAGCATTGAAGTCCGCGAGGGACAAGTTTTTGTGAACAGTGCTTTGTACCCCTTGGCTGAAACCGGTCAGTTCAACTATTGGATGACCAGCAAGCCACAGTTGAGCGAGAAGAAGATGAAGGAAGATTGGGACATCAACAAGGCTGATTTCAAGCTTAGCCGTGACAGAGGAATTGCCCCGCCCAACTATGTACTGCCGGTGACACAGAGAGACTACGAGCAGTTCAGCGAACAGCCCATGATCAAATCCATTGTAGGCACTATGGAACCGAAGCATCCAGGTGCTGACGAAGCCTACCCCATCTTCCCGAACGACCCGGCCTACGCGTGGAGCCGCGACAACTTCGGGCCCATTTGGATCCCGAAGGAAGGCGCCACCACCCAACTCACGTTGGCCAACCTGCCGCTCTACCGCCGCGCCATCACCGCCTATGAGCACAACGAACTTGAGGTGCGTGATGGGAAGATCTTCATCAACGGCGCAGAAGCCACGAGCTACACCTTCAAGCAGAACTACTACTGGATGATGGGTGACAACCGCCACGGATCGCAGGACTCCCGCTATTGGGGCTTCGTGCCGGAGGACCATGTGGTGGGCAAGGCCGTGTTCATTTGGTGGAGCTCAGACCCAGAGGTAGAAGGCCTTATTGATGGCGTGCGCTGGAAGCGCATCTTCTCGCTGGTGGATTGA
- the lepB gene encoding signal peptidase I, producing the protein MNEWLRALFIAMPVLVLLHLFVVRWVTVQNTSMYSTLLPGDLLAVNLLAGIGGYEVGDVVVFRDPVQDDRAMAARDLLVKRIVAMPGDTLRMKGGVVFVNDEPMPAPEGATRSWLVRLKKEDQLGDVLTELGLPSDFAPTGRTFIELPLNETLVEDLTASKLIADAEDMGTDRGSPDHIFPYSPTYRFNADNYGPLAMPRSGDTVRIDVGRLPLYDRIITRYEGHTLEASGNNISMDGKPLEEYIIEGDYCFVMGDSRNHSSDSRYWGFLPLDHVVGRAAFVVLGQDGERGGFRSGRWFRSID; encoded by the coding sequence ATGAACGAGTGGCTGCGTGCGCTCTTCATCGCGATGCCAGTGCTGGTGCTCCTGCACCTGTTCGTGGTGCGCTGGGTTACCGTGCAGAACACGAGCATGTACAGCACGCTGCTGCCCGGGGACCTTCTTGCGGTGAACCTGCTGGCGGGCATCGGCGGCTATGAAGTGGGCGATGTGGTCGTGTTCCGCGATCCCGTGCAGGATGATCGCGCGATGGCCGCACGCGACCTGCTGGTGAAGCGCATCGTGGCCATGCCGGGCGATACGCTGCGCATGAAAGGGGGCGTTGTGTTCGTGAACGACGAGCCTATGCCCGCACCGGAAGGAGCCACGCGCAGTTGGTTGGTGCGGTTGAAGAAGGAAGACCAACTCGGCGACGTGCTCACCGAGCTGGGACTTCCCTCGGACTTCGCTCCTACCGGCCGCACCTTCATCGAACTACCGCTGAACGAAACTCTTGTCGAGGATCTGACGGCTTCCAAGCTGATCGCCGATGCAGAGGATATGGGCACCGACCGTGGGTCACCGGACCACATCTTTCCCTACAGCCCCACCTACCGTTTCAATGCCGACAACTACGGTCCATTAGCGATGCCGAGATCGGGCGATACGGTACGGATCGACGTCGGCCGACTGCCGCTGTACGACCGCATTATCACCCGGTATGAAGGCCACACCCTGGAGGCCAGCGGCAACAACATCTCCATGGATGGCAAGCCACTGGAGGAATACATCATTGAGGGCGACTATTGCTTCGTGATGGGCGACAGCCGCAACCACAGCTCCGACAGCCGCTATTGGGGCTTCCTGCCCCTGGACCACGTGGTAGGGCGTGCGGCTTTCGTCGTGCTTGGCCAGGACGGCGAGCGCGGCGGCTTCCGCAGCGGCCGCTGGTTCAGATCGATCGACTAG
- the fabG gene encoding 3-oxoacyl-[acyl-carrier-protein] reductase has product MGLLDGKVALVTGGSRGIGKGIVERFLEEGADVAFTFVSSPAKAEACANELRTKYAGRGVVAIQSNAADATAAQAAVDQVVNDWGRLDVLVNNAGITKDQLIMRMTEADWDAVMDTNLKSVFNMTKAVMRTMLKQRSGSIINMSSVVGVQGNAGQSNYAASKAGIIGFTKSVAQELGSRNIRSNAIAPGFITTEMTGALDPKVVEGWAKEIPVGRPGTVQDVANACLFFASDLSAYVTGQTLNVCGGLVT; this is encoded by the coding sequence ATGGGACTTCTGGACGGTAAAGTGGCCCTCGTAACGGGCGGATCGCGCGGGATCGGCAAAGGCATTGTTGAGCGCTTTCTGGAGGAAGGTGCCGATGTTGCCTTCACCTTCGTAAGCAGCCCCGCGAAAGCCGAGGCATGCGCGAACGAATTGCGAACGAAGTATGCCGGACGTGGGGTGGTGGCCATCCAAAGCAACGCCGCTGATGCAACTGCCGCTCAGGCCGCCGTGGATCAGGTGGTGAACGACTGGGGCAGGTTGGACGTGCTGGTGAACAATGCAGGCATCACCAAGGACCAGCTCATTATGCGGATGACCGAGGCGGATTGGGATGCCGTAATGGACACCAATTTGAAAAGCGTGTTCAATATGACGAAGGCCGTCATGCGCACCATGTTGAAGCAGCGCAGCGGCAGCATCATCAATATGAGCAGCGTGGTGGGTGTGCAGGGCAATGCAGGCCAGAGCAACTACGCGGCCAGCAAGGCCGGCATCATCGGGTTCACCAAGAGCGTGGCCCAGGAACTGGGCAGCCGCAACATCCGCAGCAACGCCATAGCTCCCGGTTTCATCACCACGGAGATGACCGGCGCACTGGACCCCAAGGTGGTGGAAGGCTGGGCGAAGGAGATCCCTGTTGGTCGGCCGGGAACTGTGCAGGACGTCGCCAATGCCTGCCTCTTCTTCGCAAGCGACCTCAGCGCCTACGTCACCGGGCAGACGCTCAACGTCTGCGGTGGTTTGGTCACCTAG
- the sucD gene encoding succinate--CoA ligase subunit alpha, with protein MSVLVSKNSKVIVQGFTGSEGTFHASQMIEYGTNVVGGVTPGKGGQEHLGKPVFETVSDAVAKTGADVSIIFVPPAFAADAIMEAAEAGIKVIVCITEGIPVKDMVAAREYIRGKGCTLIGPNCPGVITADECKVGIMPGFVFKKGPVGIVSKSGTLTYEAADQVVKAGLGITSAIGIGGDPIIGTTTLEAVQLFANDPDTRAIVMIGEIGGDLEIRAAKWIKDNCKKPVVGFIAGETAPKGRTMGHAGAIVSGADESAAAKKAVMRECGIHVVDSPATIGAKVKEVLG; from the coding sequence ATGAGCGTACTCGTCAGCAAGAACAGCAAGGTCATTGTCCAGGGATTCACCGGCAGCGAGGGCACGTTCCACGCCAGTCAGATGATCGAGTACGGCACCAACGTGGTGGGCGGCGTTACGCCCGGCAAGGGTGGCCAGGAGCACCTGGGCAAGCCCGTGTTCGAGACCGTGAGCGATGCTGTGGCGAAGACCGGTGCCGATGTGAGCATCATTTTCGTTCCTCCTGCATTCGCTGCCGACGCGATCATGGAAGCGGCTGAGGCAGGCATCAAGGTGATCGTGTGCATCACTGAGGGCATCCCGGTGAAGGACATGGTGGCCGCGCGCGAGTACATCCGTGGCAAGGGCTGCACCCTCATCGGCCCCAACTGCCCGGGCGTCATCACCGCCGATGAATGCAAAGTGGGCATCATGCCCGGCTTCGTGTTCAAGAAGGGGCCGGTGGGCATTGTGAGCAAGAGCGGCACACTGACCTATGAAGCTGCCGACCAAGTGGTGAAGGCCGGGCTCGGCATCACGAGCGCTATCGGCATCGGTGGCGACCCCATCATCGGCACAACCACGCTCGAAGCCGTGCAGCTCTTCGCCAACGACCCGGACACAAGAGCCATTGTCATGATCGGTGAGATCGGTGGCGATCTGGAGATCCGTGCGGCCAAGTGGATCAAGGACAACTGTAAGAAGCCCGTCGTGGGTTTCATCGCTGGCGAGACCGCACCGAAGGGCCGTACCATGGGCCATGCTGGTGCCATCGTGAGCGGTGCTGATGAGAGCGCTGCCGCTAAGAAGGCCGTGATGCGCGAGTGCGGCATCCACGTGGTGGACAGCCCCGCCACCATCGGCGCCAAGGTGAAGGAGGTACTGGGCTGA
- a CDS encoding MFS transporter: MDRRLFILWFTVFVDLIGFTMFIPVVAFLPGVLGTEEKWVLLSAGVFSAFVFLCSPIWGSLSDRIGRRPVIMWSVIISAISYIVFAHLNSLFLLFLSRILTGIGSGNIAAAQAYVSDITPPEQRAKRIGIVVGASFGMAFAFGPAIGGYLYSHFGLVTLGYFAVALCLFNLLGVLFVLPESLKNKDTGRRVNFKPIASTFASLRDDRFRDIFLINFVYITAFSMMNVSMAFFWEQKYGLDVDHVGLMFSLVGVCSAIAQGGMVGILQRTLGESRMMIYGCLLVGLGLVAIPFVPHTWFVAFSLVPIILLSIGNACLSPSLVSILSRKARPHELGEVMGQNMGFGSLARVVGPVMSTGLYAWHMSSPFIIGGIIMIGTLWLVFHFLRTGYEPATPKPAAD; the protein is encoded by the coding sequence ATGGACCGCCGCCTGTTCATCCTCTGGTTCACCGTCTTCGTGGACCTCATCGGGTTCACGATGTTCATCCCGGTGGTGGCCTTTTTGCCGGGCGTGCTGGGCACCGAGGAGAAATGGGTGCTGCTCTCGGCTGGCGTGTTCAGCGCGTTCGTCTTCCTGTGCTCGCCCATTTGGGGTTCGTTGAGCGATCGTATCGGGCGCAGACCGGTCATCATGTGGTCGGTCATCATCAGTGCGATCAGCTACATCGTGTTCGCCCACCTGAACAGCCTCTTCCTGTTGTTCCTCTCTCGCATCCTAACGGGCATTGGCTCCGGGAACATCGCCGCCGCACAGGCCTATGTGAGCGACATTACACCACCGGAACAGCGGGCGAAGCGGATCGGTATTGTGGTGGGCGCCTCGTTCGGTATGGCCTTCGCGTTCGGGCCTGCGATCGGCGGATACCTGTACAGCCACTTCGGGCTCGTCACCCTCGGCTACTTCGCCGTGGCGCTGTGCCTTTTCAACCTACTAGGGGTACTGTTCGTACTGCCGGAGTCGTTGAAGAACAAGGACACTGGTCGTCGCGTCAACTTCAAGCCCATCGCCAGCACGTTCGCCTCGCTGCGCGATGATCGCTTCCGCGACATCTTCCTCATCAACTTCGTGTACATCACGGCCTTCAGCATGATGAACGTGAGCATGGCCTTTTTCTGGGAGCAGAAATACGGTCTCGATGTGGACCACGTGGGATTGATGTTCTCATTGGTGGGGGTTTGTTCGGCCATTGCCCAAGGGGGCATGGTGGGTATTCTGCAGCGGACATTGGGTGAAAGCCGGATGATGATATACGGTTGCTTATTGGTAGGCCTCGGGCTGGTCGCCATACCGTTCGTTCCGCATACATGGTTCGTGGCCTTCAGTTTGGTGCCCATCATCCTGTTGTCGATCGGCAATGCGTGCTTGAGCCCAAGCCTGGTCTCCATCCTCAGTCGCAAAGCCAGGCCCCATGAGCTTGGTGAGGTGATGGGCCAGAACATGGGTTTCGGCTCCTTGGCCAGGGTGGTGGGACCGGTCATGAGCACTGGTCTCTACGCCTGGCACATGAGTTCACCGTTCATTATCGGCGGCATCATCATGATCGGCACGTTGTGGCTCGTGTTCCACTTCCTCCGTACGGGCTACGAGCCGGCCACCCCCAAACCTGCGGCCGACTAG
- a CDS encoding SDR family NAD(P)-dependent oxidoreductase — protein MAQQRTVLVTGGAGFIGSHLCDALVASGLTVRCFDNLATGNRANVEHHAGSDRFTFIEGDLRAPASVNSAVAGADAVLHLAALGSVPRSIDDPLPSEAANLGGFLNVLEACRHNGNVKLVYASSSSVYGDSKQLPKREGQEGRPLSPYAVTKLMDEQYAWLYRHMFKLPVIGLRFFNVFGERQDPNGAYAAAIPKFILRLLKHQAPQVHGDGRQSRDFTYVGNAVAAMVAGMQCDREEAFGQVFNVACGERTELLDIVTLLRDGLAAQDPAIASVPIEHVPERPGDVRDSLAETSLAEHVLGFKAPFDLKQGMERAIPWYQAHWS, from the coding sequence ATGGCACAGCAACGCACAGTGCTGGTCACAGGTGGTGCCGGGTTCATCGGCAGCCACTTGTGCGATGCGCTTGTGGCCTCCGGGCTGACCGTGCGCTGCTTCGACAATCTGGCCACCGGCAATCGCGCCAATGTCGAGCATCATGCAGGTTCCGACCGCTTCACGTTCATCGAAGGTGACCTGCGCGCCCCGGCTTCGGTAAACAGTGCAGTGGCCGGTGCGGACGCTGTGTTGCACTTGGCCGCACTCGGCAGTGTGCCGCGCAGCATCGATGACCCGCTTCCCAGCGAGGCCGCCAACCTTGGAGGGTTCCTCAACGTGCTGGAAGCATGCCGCCACAACGGCAACGTGAAGTTGGTGTACGCCAGCAGCAGCAGCGTTTACGGTGACAGCAAACAGTTGCCCAAACGAGAAGGGCAGGAGGGAAGGCCGCTATCGCCGTACGCCGTTACGAAGCTGATGGACGAGCAGTACGCCTGGCTGTACAGGCACATGTTCAAGCTGCCTGTGATCGGGTTGCGGTTCTTCAATGTGTTCGGCGAGCGGCAGGACCCCAACGGGGCCTACGCCGCCGCCATCCCCAAGTTCATCCTTCGGTTGCTCAAGCACCAGGCACCCCAAGTGCACGGCGACGGCAGGCAAAGCCGCGACTTCACCTACGTGGGCAACGCCGTGGCCGCGATGGTAGCGGGCATGCAGTGCGATCGGGAGGAAGCATTCGGACAGGTCTTCAATGTGGCTTGTGGTGAGCGCACCGAACTGCTGGACATCGTTACACTATTGCGCGATGGGCTGGCTGCGCAAGACCCGGCTATAGCCTCCGTGCCCATTGAGCATGTACCTGAGCGTCCTGGCGATGTACGCGACTCATTGGCCGAGACTTCCCTCGCGGAACACGTCCTCGGTTTCAAGGCACCGTTCGATCTGAAGCAGGGTATGGAGAGGGCCATACCGTGGTACCAAGCACATTGGTCCTGA
- the rny gene encoding ribonuclease Y, which yields MVSLLIGALAGLLLGGGIIYLLLNAMMKKRGNAMLEEAKVKAEAIKNEKMVQAKEKFLQLKDEHEKQVREREREVRDKEQRINQANGNLKQQQGDLARKQQDLSRKEKDAENARADAQRQIDGIARRQEELDKLHQKQVSVLEAASGLNAEDAKKQLMDSLKDEARTKAMAMINEITEEAKLTANQQAKKIVIQTIQRVATEHSVENAVSVFKIENDEMKGRIIGREGRNIRALEEATGVEIIVDDTPEAIILSCFDPVRREMARLALHQLVTDGRIHPARIEEIVAKTKKHLEEEIVEVGKRTCIDLGIHGLHPELIRMVGRMKYRSSYGQNLLMHSRETANLCATMAAELGLNPKVAKRAGLLHDIGKVPDEQPELPHAILGMNMAEKYGEKPDVCNAIGAHHDEIEMTTLISPIVQVCDAISGARPGARREMVEAYIKRLRDMEDLAMSFNGVNKAFAIQAGRELRVMVESDKVTDAQADDISMQLADRIQNEMTYPGQVRVTVIREKRSVAVAK from the coding sequence ATCGTCAGTTTGCTCATCGGTGCGCTTGCCGGGCTGTTGCTCGGGGGCGGCATCATCTATCTGTTGCTCAACGCCATGATGAAGAAGCGTGGCAACGCCATGCTTGAGGAGGCCAAGGTCAAGGCAGAAGCCATCAAGAACGAAAAGATGGTGCAGGCCAAGGAGAAGTTCCTTCAGTTGAAGGATGAACATGAGAAGCAAGTGCGGGAACGTGAGCGTGAGGTCCGCGATAAGGAGCAGCGCATCAACCAGGCCAACGGCAACCTGAAACAGCAGCAAGGCGACCTGGCCCGCAAGCAGCAGGACCTGTCCCGCAAGGAAAAGGATGCCGAGAACGCACGTGCTGATGCGCAGCGCCAGATCGACGGCATTGCCCGGCGCCAAGAGGAACTTGATAAGCTTCACCAGAAGCAGGTGTCCGTGCTCGAAGCGGCCAGCGGCCTCAATGCGGAGGACGCCAAGAAGCAGCTTATGGACAGCCTCAAGGATGAGGCGCGCACCAAGGCCATGGCCATGATCAATGAAATCACGGAGGAGGCCAAGCTCACCGCCAACCAACAAGCCAAGAAGATCGTCATCCAGACCATCCAGCGGGTGGCCACTGAACACAGCGTGGAGAACGCCGTGAGCGTGTTCAAGATCGAGAACGACGAGATGAAGGGCCGCATTATCGGCCGCGAGGGTCGGAACATCCGGGCCTTGGAAGAAGCCACCGGTGTGGAGATCATCGTTGATGATACCCCGGAGGCCATCATACTCAGTTGCTTCGACCCCGTGCGCCGCGAAATGGCGCGTCTCGCCCTGCACCAACTGGTCACTGACGGCCGCATCCACCCGGCGCGCATCGAGGAGATCGTTGCCAAGACCAAGAAGCACTTGGAAGAGGAGATCGTGGAGGTCGGCAAGCGCACCTGCATCGATCTGGGTATCCATGGCCTGCACCCGGAGCTGATCCGCATGGTGGGGCGCATGAAGTACCGCAGCAGCTACGGCCAGAACCTGTTGATGCACAGCCGCGAAACCGCCAACCTGTGCGCCACGATGGCCGCAGAGCTGGGGCTCAACCCCAAGGTGGCCAAGCGCGCCGGCCTTCTGCACGACATCGGCAAGGTGCCCGATGAGCAGCCCGAACTGCCGCACGCCATTCTGGGCATGAACATGGCCGAGAAGTACGGCGAGAAGCCCGACGTGTGCAATGCCATCGGTGCCCACCACGACGAGATCGAAATGACCACGCTCATCAGCCCCATCGTGCAGGTGTGCGATGCGATCAGCGGTGCACGCCCGGGTGCCCGTCGTGAGATGGTGGAAGCCTACATCAAGCGCCTACGCGACATGGAGGACCTCGCCATGAGCTTCAACGGCGTGAACAAGGCCTTCGCCATCCAGGCCGGCCGCGAGCTGCGGGTGATGGTGGAGAGCGACAAGGTGACCGATGCACAAGCTGACGACATCAGTATGCAACTGGCCGACCGCATCCAGAACGAAATGACCTACCCCGGCCAAGTGCGCGTGACGGTGATCCGTGAGAAACGCTCAGTGGCAGTGGCAAAGTGA
- a CDS encoding cell division protein ZapA — protein MEEFSIRIEIAGRAYPLSIHRDEETNIRQAVKDINESIARLQREHPMTDKQDLLAMAALEVTTRALNSVGDRAKAPLMAELARLEGVLANASPS, from the coding sequence ATGGAAGAATTCTCCATACGCATAGAGATCGCCGGGCGGGCCTATCCGCTCAGCATCCATCGCGATGAAGAGACGAACATCCGCCAGGCCGTCAAGGACATCAACGAGAGCATTGCCAGGCTGCAAAGGGAACACCCTATGACCGACAAGCAGGACCTGCTGGCAATGGCAGCATTGGAAGTGACCACCCGCGCGCTGAACAGCGTGGGCGATCGCGCGAAGGCACCGCTAATGGCCGAATTGGCCCGCTTGGAAGGTGTACTGGCCAACGCCTCGCCGTCCTGA
- a CDS encoding M23 family metallopeptidase — translation MVPPLDIPMLLSGNFMELRSDHFHSGLDIKTNGVEGLPVRAVKDGYVARIKVSPWGYGKAIYLQHPDGTTTVYGHLQRYAGAIADHVLEAQYAAHDFSIDNYPDAGKLPVKQGDVIAYSGNSGGSSGPHLHFEVRNGAQHALDPEANGIDLVDNLAPELRGLRVYPLDGNSAAMPYPAGAKGFPLVKGSGGYRLKQDTVDAFGTIAFALNVVDKYNGTPNDCGPRKLELFVGEKPYITVLLDHIDFGSNRFCNAHTDYELFKENDLQYQRLFKLPTNKLNIYGKEPEQGRLTVEPGAFHPVRILATDANGNTSQLSFTVRGVEAEKAVAWLPKDGSGTLMKAGMESRFDGPGIRVILPPDALYEDILFLHAAKPKPQRAFSPLHAVHSYTTPLHVSATISLKADSVPASLTAKALIMRSGPKGKSSAHGGTWEKGWVRTTVKSFGDYYVAIDTVPPTITPIGLRSSMVGRAGFALRVSDNLSGLEKWHGTLNGEWILLEFDPKAKSLSHQFDKYTNKTGRQTLKVDVQDERGNLRSFSYTFTR, via the coding sequence ATGGTCCCACCTCTCGACATTCCCATGTTGCTCTCGGGCAACTTCATGGAACTGCGGAGCGACCACTTCCATAGTGGGTTGGACATTAAGACGAACGGAGTGGAGGGGCTGCCTGTGAGGGCGGTGAAGGATGGCTATGTGGCACGCATCAAGGTGAGCCCCTGGGGTTACGGTAAGGCCATCTACCTACAACACCCTGATGGGACCACCACGGTCTATGGTCATCTTCAACGCTATGCCGGTGCCATTGCGGACCATGTGCTGGAGGCGCAGTACGCAGCCCACGACTTCTCCATCGACAACTACCCCGACGCGGGCAAACTACCGGTGAAGCAGGGCGACGTGATCGCGTACAGCGGCAACTCGGGTGGCAGCAGTGGCCCGCATCTCCACTTCGAGGTGCGCAATGGCGCCCAGCACGCGTTGGACCCCGAGGCAAATGGCATCGACCTGGTGGACAACTTGGCGCCAGAACTGCGCGGCTTGCGTGTTTACCCGTTGGACGGGAATTCTGCAGCCATGCCCTACCCGGCAGGTGCCAAAGGGTTCCCGTTAGTGAAAGGCAGCGGCGGTTACCGTTTGAAGCAGGACACCGTGGACGCCTTCGGGACGATCGCATTCGCGCTGAACGTGGTGGACAAGTACAATGGCACCCCGAACGATTGCGGCCCGCGCAAACTCGAGCTCTTCGTGGGCGAAAAGCCCTACATCACCGTGCTTCTGGACCACATCGACTTCGGATCGAACCGTTTCTGCAACGCGCACACGGACTACGAATTGTTCAAGGAGAACGACCTGCAGTACCAGCGGCTCTTCAAACTGCCCACCAATAAGCTGAACATCTACGGAAAGGAGCCTGAACAAGGACGACTGACCGTGGAGCCGGGCGCCTTCCATCCTGTCCGAATTCTGGCCACTGACGCCAACGGTAACACCTCGCAGTTGTCCTTCACAGTGCGTGGTGTAGAAGCCGAAAAGGCGGTCGCCTGGCTGCCCAAGGACGGTTCGGGCACGCTGATGAAAGCTGGAATGGAAAGCAGGTTCGATGGCCCGGGTATCCGTGTGATCCTGCCACCGGACGCACTCTACGAGGACATCCTCTTCCTCCATGCGGCCAAGCCAAAACCCCAACGCGCGTTCAGTCCGCTGCATGCCGTGCACTCTTACACAACGCCCCTGCACGTGAGCGCGACGATCAGTTTGAAGGCCGATAGTGTGCCTGCATCGTTAACGGCCAAGGCGCTGATCATGCGCAGCGGGCCGAAAGGCAAAAGCAGCGCGCACGGCGGCACATGGGAGAAAGGCTGGGTGCGTACCACGGTGAAGTCCTTCGGTGATTATTACGTTGCCATCGATACGGTGCCGCCCACCATTACACCCATCGGGTTGCGGAGCAGCATGGTAGGACGTGCAGGGTTCGCCCTTCGTGTCAGCGACAACCTCAGCGGTTTGGAGAAGTGGCACGGCACGCTCAACGGCGAGTGGATCCTGCTGGAGTTCGACCCCAAGGCAAAAAGCCTGAGCCATCAGTTCGACAAGTACACGAACAAAACGGGCCGCCAAACACTGAAGGTGGACGTGCAGGACGAGCGTGGCAACCTGCGCAGCTTCAGTTACACCTTCACGCGATGA
- a CDS encoding glycerophosphodiester phosphodiesterase — protein MKAWPWVLVLVACSSAPRRAPQGTIVVGHGGSGPGAPYPMNTRDAVDAAMKAGANGVELDVQLSADGILVCYHDERLETLTSCNGLVNGQHWIPTLERCTYRMADGPFSLMALETVTNNMDSTATVILDCKLFSAGKDWSGYLDDFAGSLFDHVAKLDVPKSVIIECQVAEFLDRFPGDGPFSTFYYAKDFDDGLATATARNYDGITISADLISAEEVAQAQAQGLRIAVFGIDKASDAVHLGADILEVDRP, from the coding sequence ATGAAGGCTTGGCCTTGGGTATTGGTGCTGGTCGCGTGCAGTAGCGCGCCACGACGGGCCCCGCAAGGCACCATCGTGGTAGGCCATGGTGGAAGCGGACCAGGGGCGCCCTACCCGATGAACACCAGGGATGCCGTGGATGCGGCAATGAAGGCAGGCGCGAACGGCGTGGAACTCGATGTGCAGCTTTCGGCTGATGGCATCCTGGTCTGCTACCACGACGAGCGGCTGGAAACGCTCACCAGTTGCAATGGTCTTGTGAACGGTCAGCATTGGATCCCCACCTTGGAGCGGTGCACCTATCGTATGGCGGACGGGCCTTTCTCGCTGATGGCGTTGGAGACCGTAACCAACAACATGGACAGCACGGCCACCGTCATCCTCGACTGCAAGCTCTTCTCGGCAGGAAAGGACTGGTCCGGGTACTTGGATGATTTCGCGGGATCGCTGTTCGACCACGTTGCCAAACTCGATGTGCCAAAAAGCGTGATCATCGAATGCCAGGTGGCTGAGTTCCTTGACCGCTTCCCGGGTGATGGTCCGTTCAGCACGTTCTACTACGCGAAGGACTTCGACGATGGACTTGCAACAGCCACCGCGCGCAACTATGACGGCATCACGATATCGGCCGACCTGATTTCCGCGGAAGAGGTTGCCCAAGCACAGGCGCAGGGGTTGCGCATAGCCGTGTTCGGTATCGACAAGGCTTCGGACGCCGTGCACTTGGGTGCCGATATTCTGGAGGTCGACCGTCCCTAG